The Leptolyngbya subtilissima AS-A7 genome has a window encoding:
- the rsmH gene encoding 16S rRNA (cytosine(1402)-N(4))-methyltransferase RsmH — protein MAEPEFYHVPVLPEAVLEGLNIQPGGRYLDATAGGGGHSRLMLEADPTVRVVAVDQDAAAIVATQANLAEFGDRVSLWHGNFANFDPAGNLFDGILADLGVSSVQLDVGDRGFSFRQTAPLDMRMDPRQDLTAADIVNHWDETELANLIYTYGEERLSRRIARKIVDQRPWQTTTDLAEAISYCVPRSYRYGRIHPATRTFQALRIAVNQELKVLETLLKVAPTWLAPGGRLVIISFHSLEDRLVKHTLKDSPDLKVITKKPVIATETEVSQNPRARSAKLRVAERTVAL, from the coding sequence ATGGCAGAGCCAGAGTTTTATCACGTGCCGGTGCTGCCTGAGGCGGTGCTCGAAGGTCTGAACATTCAGCCTGGTGGGCGGTATCTAGACGCGACTGCCGGCGGCGGTGGCCACAGTCGGCTGATGCTTGAAGCTGATCCAACTGTGAGGGTGGTGGCTGTGGATCAGGATGCGGCCGCGATCGTGGCTACCCAGGCCAATTTGGCCGAGTTTGGCGACAGAGTTTCGCTGTGGCACGGCAACTTTGCCAACTTTGACCCCGCCGGAAATCTCTTCGACGGCATTTTAGCTGACCTGGGGGTGAGTTCGGTGCAGCTCGATGTGGGCGATCGCGGCTTTAGCTTTCGTCAAACCGCCCCCCTCGACATGCGTATGGATCCGCGCCAAGACCTCACCGCTGCCGACATCGTCAACCACTGGGATGAAACCGAGCTAGCTAATTTGATCTATACCTACGGCGAAGAACGGCTTTCTCGTCGGATTGCCCGCAAGATTGTCGACCAGCGCCCTTGGCAGACCACCACGGATTTGGCTGAGGCTATCTCCTACTGCGTGCCGCGCAGCTATCGCTATGGCCGGATTCATCCGGCCACTCGCACCTTTCAGGCGTTGCGAATCGCGGTCAACCAGGAGCTAAAAGTATTAGAAACCCTGTTGAAAGTTGCTCCCACCTGGCTTGCCCCCGGTGGACGGCTAGTAATTATTAGTTTCCACAGTTTGGAAGATCGCCTGGTTAAGCACACTCTAAAAGACTCTCCCGATCTCAAAGTAATCACTAAAAAGCCTGTGATCGCCACCGAAACTGAAGTGAGCCAAAACCCCCGTGCCCGCTCAGCTAAGCTACGGGTGGCCGAACGCACTGTCGCGCTGTAG
- a CDS encoding DUF2227 family putative metal-binding protein: MPHKGLWIVAGATAYLHKLWATADRDVEHKRKPPCLYWLPYDHFVKHRGLMSYGLLIGTVSYGLVGVLGRILDAALDYPICAHEALLGTEKLL; the protein is encoded by the coding sequence ATGCCGCACAAAGGGCTGTGGATTGTTGCTGGAGCAACTGCATACCTGCATAAACTGTGGGCCACCGCAGACCGAGACGTGGAACACAAGCGCAAACCACCCTGCCTCTACTGGCTACCCTATGACCACTTCGTGAAGCACCGGGGGCTGATGAGTTACGGTCTGCTGATTGGCACAGTCTCCTATGGCCTAGTGGGGGTGTTGGGGAGAATCTTGGATGCGGCTCTAGACTATCCGATTTGTGCCCATGAGGCGTTGCTAGGAACTGAGAAGTTGCTCTAG
- a CDS encoding glycoside hydrolase family 24 protein: MSLPVTSLPSSSSPTLARQRRIQKAKQRRALFIALLLLGAGFVGVRSLPHPSLRQIQETVWVSHPEPLAMTGGDPYVRALMRTISAAESNTNQPYNVLYGGNTVQQLNHHPNICVEIVAGPNQGHCTTAAGRYQFLTGTWQEKARQYHPKSSSWFSSWGDYSFDPESQDLVVYHWLRDTSAWDLDIPNALRDGRLDEVLRRLSGTWTSLGYGIESNSMTARLPRVYENLLQEELARSPSGQLP, from the coding sequence ATGTCGCTACCTGTGACCTCACTGCCCTCTAGCTCCTCTCCTACACTTGCCCGGCAGCGCCGGATTCAGAAGGCAAAGCAGCGGCGAGCGCTATTTATCGCCCTGCTGCTGCTGGGTGCAGGATTTGTGGGCGTGCGATCGCTGCCCCATCCCTCGCTGCGGCAAATTCAAGAGACCGTATGGGTCAGCCATCCTGAACCGTTGGCTATGACCGGGGGTGACCCCTACGTTCGCGCCCTGATGCGCACAATTTCTGCCGCTGAGTCAAACACCAACCAACCCTATAACGTTCTTTACGGCGGCAACACCGTGCAGCAGCTCAACCACCATCCCAACATCTGTGTTGAGATTGTGGCTGGGCCAAATCAGGGGCACTGCACTACCGCTGCCGGGCGCTACCAGTTTTTAACCGGCACCTGGCAAGAAAAAGCCCGCCAGTACCATCCCAAGTCCTCCAGCTGGTTTAGCTCCTGGGGCGACTACAGCTTTGACCCCGAATCGCAGGATTTGGTGGTCTACCATTGGCTCAGAGATACCTCCGCCTGGGATTTGGATATTCCTAACGCCCTGCGGGACGGTCGCCTAGATGAAGTGCTGCGCCGTCTCTCTGGCACCTGGACCAGCCTTGGCTATGGTATCGAGTCAAACAGCATGACCGCCCGACTGCCTCGCGTCTACGAAAATTTGCTTCAGGAAGAGCTGGCGCGATCGCCCTCTGGACAGCTGCCCTAG
- a CDS encoding FAD-dependent hydroxylase — MTATTPQFSSPSPADYPQPAPQPMDLAVDVAVVGGGIVGLTLAAALAPSGMQIAVIEAQTAVAAASRQRAYAFSLTSADIFKGLGLWPQIGPHICHFDQVQLSDGNYGKVVRFLPSDLGTDAVYYGAEHGVLMAALQGAIAAFPNIHYLCLATLGTTHNHRECTVAEVSTPEGNVTVRSPLFVAADGKGSSLRQRAGIGSVGWRYRQSCVTTVLEPEHSHQNTAYERFWPSGPFAILPLPGQRCQVVWTAPHAEAEAVLHMPEAEFMAELEQRYGSQMGRLKRLTAPAMFPVQLMQCDRYVLPRLALVGDAAHSCHPVGGQGLNMGIRDAAALAEVLTAAHQQGQDLGSLTVLRRYERWRRLENWVILSFTDGLTRIFSNRLLPIVVLRRSGLWVLSHVSPLKRLALRLMTGRLGRVPRLAQLGRQGYDSAL; from the coding sequence ATGACCGCTACCACCCCGCAATTTAGCTCGCCCTCCCCAGCCGATTACCCTCAGCCTGCTCCTCAACCGATGGATCTGGCGGTGGATGTGGCAGTTGTTGGCGGCGGTATCGTTGGGCTTACCTTAGCGGCAGCTCTGGCTCCCAGCGGCATGCAGATCGCTGTGATTGAAGCTCAAACAGCGGTAGCGGCAGCTTCGCGGCAGCGGGCCTACGCCTTCTCGCTAACCTCAGCAGACATTTTTAAGGGGCTAGGCCTGTGGCCTCAGATTGGGCCGCACATCTGCCACTTTGACCAAGTGCAGCTCTCCGATGGCAACTACGGCAAGGTCGTGCGGTTTTTGCCCAGCGACTTGGGTACCGATGCAGTCTACTACGGGGCCGAGCACGGCGTACTGATGGCGGCACTTCAGGGAGCGATCGCAGCCTTCCCCAACATTCATTACCTCTGCTTAGCCACCCTAGGGACAACCCACAACCACAGGGAATGCACCGTAGCGGAAGTGAGTACACCGGAGGGCAACGTCACGGTGCGATCGCCCCTCTTCGTTGCTGCTGACGGCAAGGGCTCTTCCCTACGCCAGCGGGCCGGCATCGGCAGCGTTGGCTGGCGCTACCGCCAGTCCTGTGTGACTACTGTGCTAGAACCCGAGCACTCCCACCAAAACACCGCCTACGAGCGCTTTTGGCCCAGCGGTCCCTTTGCCATTTTGCCCCTACCTGGCCAGCGCTGCCAGGTCGTGTGGACAGCCCCCCACGCCGAGGCCGAGGCTGTTTTGCACATGCCCGAAGCCGAGTTTATGGCTGAGTTAGAGCAGCGCTATGGTAGCCAGATGGGGCGGCTCAAGCGACTGACTGCGCCAGCGATGTTCCCAGTGCAGCTGATGCAGTGCGATCGCTACGTTCTACCCCGCCTAGCCTTGGTGGGAGACGCCGCCCACAGTTGCCACCCCGTAGGCGGGCAAGGGCTAAATATGGGCATTCGCGATGCTGCGGCCTTAGCAGAAGTTCTAACGGCTGCCCATCAGCAGGGCCAAGACCTAGGCAGCCTCACTGTGCTGCGCCGCTACGAACGCTGGCGACGGTTAGAGAACTGGGTGATTCTCAGTTTCACCGATGGATTGACCCGCATTTTCTCAAACCGGCTTCTGCCCATAGTAGTGCTACGACGCAGCGGGCTTTGGGTACTCAGCCACGTTTCTCCCCTCAAACGCCTGGCCCTACGGCTGATGACCGGTCGCTTGGGACGAGTCCCCCGGCTGGCACAGCTGGGTCGGCAGGGGTATGATTCTGCCTTGTAA
- a CDS encoding ABC transporter ATP-binding protein codes for MAMIEIQELTKRFGPKTAPKTAVDGFSLTVEPGEIFGLLGPNGAGKSTLIKMLTTLLPASSGRAAIAGFDIGRQAAGVQRRIGYVPQALSVDSTLTGYENLLILAKLYGVPRRQRLDRIHAALNYVGLDTVANRLVNTYSGGMIRRLEMAQATLHRPPVLFLDEPTVGLDPVARKTMWDLILQLRRDYQTTVFLTTHFMEEADVLCDRIAMLYNGQQVAMGTPAALKATVPHPEATMDDVFIHYTRNPLTTTNEGSYRDTSTTRRTAKRLG; via the coding sequence ATGGCAATGATTGAAATTCAAGAACTGACCAAGCGCTTCGGCCCCAAAACAGCACCTAAAACAGCCGTCGATGGGTTTAGCCTTACCGTAGAACCGGGAGAAATTTTTGGCCTACTGGGTCCAAACGGAGCAGGCAAAAGCACGCTGATTAAGATGCTCACTACTCTGCTGCCTGCTAGCAGTGGACGGGCCGCGATCGCCGGGTTTGATATTGGCCGCCAGGCTGCCGGGGTGCAGCGACGGATTGGCTACGTACCTCAGGCGCTGTCGGTGGATAGCACCTTGACCGGCTACGAAAACCTGCTGATTTTGGCCAAGCTCTACGGCGTGCCTCGGCGACAGCGGCTCGATCGCATCCACGCCGCCCTGAACTATGTCGGACTCGATACGGTGGCGAATCGCCTGGTCAACACCTACTCCGGTGGCATGATTCGGCGGCTGGAGATGGCCCAGGCTACCCTCCACCGACCCCCGGTTTTATTTCTCGATGAACCGACCGTAGGGCTTGACCCGGTGGCCCGCAAAACCATGTGGGATCTAATCTTGCAGCTGCGGCGCGACTACCAAACCACGGTGTTTCTCACCACCCACTTTATGGAAGAGGCGGATGTGCTGTGCGATCGCATCGCCATGCTCTACAACGGCCAGCAGGTGGCTATGGGCACTCCCGCCGCGCTCAAAGCCACTGTGCCCCACCCCGAAGCCACCATGGATGATGTCTTCATCCACTACACCCGCAACCCCCTGACCACTACCAACGAAGGAAGCTATCGTGACACGTCAACTACACGACGCACCGCCAAACGGTTGGGCTAA
- a CDS encoding NAD(P)H-quinone oxidoreductase subunit H, which produces MSIIETKTEPMVLNMGPHHPSMHGVLRLIVTLDGEDVLDCEPVIGYLHRGMEKIAESRTNLMFVPYVSRWDYAAGMFNEAITVNAPEKLANIEVPKRASYIRVIMLELNRIANHLLWLGPFLADVGAQTPFFYIFREREMIYDLWEAATGYRMVNNNYFRIGGVAADLPYGWLDKCLDFCDYFLPKVDEYEKLITNNPIFRRRIEGIGTITRDEAIAWGLSGPMLRGSGVKWDLRKVDHYECYDDFDWDVQYETAGDCMARYQVRIREMRESVKILRQACAQIPGGAFENLEAKRMAEGPKSEWNNFDYQFIGKKIAPTFKIPAGEHYVRLESGKGELGVFIMGNDNIFPWRFKVRAADFNNLQILPHLLKGVKVADIMAILGSIDIIMGSVDR; this is translated from the coding sequence ATGTCGATTATTGAAACTAAGACCGAACCCATGGTGCTCAACATGGGGCCCCACCATCCCTCCATGCACGGGGTGCTGCGGTTGATTGTCACCCTCGACGGCGAAGACGTACTCGACTGCGAGCCGGTGATTGGCTACCTGCACCGAGGCATGGAGAAAATTGCTGAAAGCCGCACCAACCTCATGTTTGTGCCCTATGTCAGCCGGTGGGATTATGCGGCGGGCATGTTTAACGAAGCGATTACCGTTAACGCCCCGGAGAAACTGGCCAACATTGAGGTGCCTAAGCGGGCCAGCTACATTCGCGTCATCATGCTGGAGCTCAACCGCATTGCCAACCACCTGCTGTGGCTTGGCCCCTTCCTCGCCGACGTTGGCGCTCAGACACCCTTCTTCTACATCTTCCGCGAGCGCGAAATGATCTATGACTTGTGGGAAGCCGCTACCGGCTACCGCATGGTCAACAACAACTACTTCCGCATCGGTGGCGTGGCCGCTGACCTGCCCTACGGCTGGCTCGACAAGTGCCTAGACTTTTGCGACTACTTTTTGCCCAAGGTCGATGAGTACGAAAAGCTAATCACCAACAACCCCATCTTTCGCCGTCGGATTGAGGGCATTGGCACCATTACCCGCGATGAAGCGATTGCCTGGGGGCTCTCAGGCCCCATGCTGCGGGGCTCTGGCGTCAAGTGGGATCTTCGCAAGGTCGATCACTACGAATGCTATGACGACTTTGATTGGGATGTGCAGTACGAAACCGCTGGCGACTGCATGGCCCGCTACCAGGTCCGCATTCGCGAAATGAGAGAATCCGTTAAAATCCTGCGGCAGGCCTGTGCTCAAATTCCTGGCGGCGCCTTCGAGAACCTTGAGGCCAAGCGCATGGCCGAAGGCCCGAAATCCGAGTGGAACAATTTTGACTACCAATTTATTGGCAAAAAGATTGCCCCCACCTTCAAGATTCCGGCTGGGGAACACTATGTGCGCTTAGAGAGCGGCAAGGGCGAACTGGGCGTCTTTATCATGGGCAACGACAACATTTTCCCCTGGCGCTTTAAGGTGCGGGCTGCTGACTTCAACAACCTGCAAATTCTGCCCCACCTGTTGAAAGGGGTGAAGGTGGCCGACATTATGGCCATTCTAGGCAGTATCGACATCATTATGGGGTCGGTAGATCGATAG
- a CDS encoding MarR family transcriptional regulator, which yields MVTQAPTSAQCAANIMTAVPAVTRFLRAGIRRHGKPQLSLSQLRVLYFLRRRSQASLSEVADYLDVTRPTMSAMVERLVQRGLVNRVSDPVERRRIILTLTAEGAAEMERVYDATLQTVAHRLKSLSESQLQQVRAGLEILSSIFEEPEEQG from the coding sequence GTGGTTACCCAAGCTCCTACCTCAGCTCAGTGCGCGGCAAACATAATGACGGCGGTGCCGGCGGTGACGCGGTTTTTGCGGGCGGGCATTCGTCGCCACGGCAAGCCCCAGCTATCTCTGTCGCAGCTGCGGGTGCTGTACTTTTTGCGGCGGCGATCGCAGGCTTCCCTATCAGAGGTGGCTGACTATTTAGATGTCACCCGGCCCACCATGTCGGCCATGGTAGAGCGCCTGGTGCAGCGGGGGCTGGTCAATAGAGTTAGCGATCCGGTTGAGCGGCGGCGCATAATTCTCACCCTAACTGCCGAAGGCGCAGCAGAAATGGAGCGAGTTTACGACGCAACGTTGCAGACGGTAGCCCACCGCCTAAAGAGTCTCTCTGAATCGCAGCTTCAGCAGGTGAGGGCGGGACTGGAAATCTTAAGCAGCATCTTTGAGGAGCCTGAAGAGCAAGGCTAG
- a CDS encoding protein kinase domain-containing protein — protein MAEFDGSAGSPFVNQILHDRYQIQALLGRKPGRQTFLALDLKNQLPVVIKLLLFSPDFTWEDLKLFERKAETLKALDRPALPQYLAYFEVETEFGKGFALVQSYIEARSLQQLVQDGCRFIEAELTAIAKALLDILEYLYYLQPPVIHRDIKPSNVL, from the coding sequence GTGGCCGAGTTCGATGGTAGTGCTGGCAGTCCGTTTGTAAACCAAATCTTGCACGATCGCTATCAAATTCAAGCCCTGCTGGGTCGCAAACCCGGACGGCAGACGTTTTTGGCGCTCGATTTAAAGAACCAATTGCCTGTTGTCATTAAACTCTTACTGTTTAGTCCAGATTTTACCTGGGAAGATTTAAAGTTATTTGAGCGCAAGGCAGAAACCCTTAAAGCTCTTGATCGTCCAGCGTTACCCCAATACCTTGCTTATTTTGAGGTAGAAACTGAGTTCGGCAAGGGTTTTGCGCTGGTACAAAGTTACATCGAAGCTCGCTCACTTCAACAATTAGTACAAGACGGATGCAGGTTTATCGAAGCAGAATTAACAGCAATCGCCAAAGCTTTACTAGATATTCTAGAATACCTTTATTACCTTCAGCCGCCTGTCATTCATCGTGATATTAAACCGAGTAATGTGTTGTAA
- a CDS encoding ABC transporter permease, with protein MTRQLHDAPPNGWANQERVTAPIEDFIAKALVAAELEVRKLRHDPIQLFTRAVQPVLWLTIFGQVFTQVRGIPTGNLSYIDFMTPGILAQSVLFMSIFTGLLVIWEKDLGILHKLMVSPAPKSALVLGKAIGAGVRCLSQLLIIYIVAALMGVAINWNPVAVLGVALVVMLGAALFSTFSLIVACWAQTHERVMGVGQLMMMPLFFASNAIYPISIMPAWLQVVSRLNPLTYMVDALRNLMLVEPAGSYSLGLSVSILICVAAVLIAFCGRLYPRLVR; from the coding sequence GTGACACGTCAACTACACGACGCACCGCCAAACGGTTGGGCTAACCAAGAGCGAGTTACTGCCCCCATTGAAGACTTTATCGCCAAGGCCTTGGTTGCCGCCGAGCTGGAAGTGCGCAAGCTGCGCCACGACCCGATTCAGCTGTTTACCCGAGCGGTGCAGCCGGTGCTGTGGCTGACTATTTTTGGCCAGGTGTTTACCCAAGTGCGCGGCATCCCCACTGGCAACCTCAGCTACATCGACTTTATGACGCCGGGCATTTTGGCCCAAAGCGTTCTGTTTATGTCGATCTTCACCGGGCTGCTGGTGATTTGGGAAAAAGACCTCGGCATCTTACACAAATTGATGGTCAGCCCCGCGCCGAAGTCGGCGCTGGTGTTAGGAAAGGCGATCGGGGCCGGGGTGCGGTGCCTGTCGCAGCTGCTAATCATCTATATTGTGGCAGCTCTAATGGGTGTAGCCATCAACTGGAACCCGGTGGCGGTGCTGGGCGTAGCCTTGGTGGTAATGCTGGGCGCGGCGCTGTTCTCGACCTTTTCGCTGATTGTGGCCTGCTGGGCACAGACCCACGAGCGCGTGATGGGCGTGGGGCAACTGATGATGATGCCGCTGTTCTTTGCCAGCAACGCAATCTATCCGATATCGATCATGCCCGCCTGGCTGCAGGTGGTGTCGCGACTCAACCCTTTGACCTATATGGTCGATGCCTTGCGCAACCTAATGCTGGTAGAACCGGCGGGCAGCTACAGCCTGGGGCTGAGTGTCTCAATTTTGATATGCGTAGCTGCGGTGCTGATCGCCTTTTGCGGCCGTCTATATCCTCGCCTAGTGCGATAG
- a CDS encoding NAD-dependent epimerase/dehydratase family protein, producing the protein MKVLVIGGDGYCGWATALYLSNRGYEVGILDSLVRRHWDAQLQIETLTPIAPIQSRLQRWKDLTGKHIDLYVGDINNYSFLEETMLEFEPGAVVHFGEQRSAPFSMIDREHAVLTQANNVLGNLNLLYVLRDHFPECHLVKLGTMGEYGTPNIDIEEGYITIEHNGRKDTLPYPKQPGSFYHLSKVHDSHNIHFACKVWGLRATDLNQGVVYGVLTEETGMDELLINRLDYDGIFGTALNRFCIQAAVGHPLTVYGKGGQTRAFLDIRDTVRCVEIAIANPGDPGLFRVFNQFTEMFSVGDLAMMVKKAGTTLGLDVDIQYMDNPRVEAEDHYFNAKNTNLLELGLQPHLLSDSLLDSLLNFAVKYKDRVDKNQILPKVQWRRD; encoded by the coding sequence ATGAAAGTCCTTGTAATTGGCGGCGACGGCTATTGCGGGTGGGCAACGGCCCTATACCTCTCCAATCGTGGCTACGAAGTCGGGATTCTTGATAGCTTGGTGCGTCGCCACTGGGATGCTCAGCTTCAGATCGAGACGCTGACCCCCATTGCCCCCATCCAAAGCCGTCTACAGCGCTGGAAAGACCTTACCGGTAAGCACATCGACCTCTACGTCGGTGACATCAACAACTACTCCTTCCTAGAGGAGACAATGCTTGAGTTTGAGCCCGGCGCAGTAGTTCACTTCGGTGAACAGCGATCGGCACCCTTCTCAATGATTGACCGGGAGCACGCGGTGCTGACCCAGGCCAACAACGTGCTGGGCAACCTCAACCTGCTCTACGTGCTGCGCGACCACTTCCCCGAGTGCCACCTGGTCAAGCTGGGCACCATGGGCGAGTACGGCACTCCCAACATTGACATCGAAGAGGGCTACATCACCATTGAGCACAATGGTCGCAAAGATACCCTCCCCTACCCCAAGCAGCCGGGTTCGTTCTACCACCTCAGCAAGGTGCACGACTCCCACAATATCCACTTCGCCTGTAAGGTGTGGGGCCTGCGCGCCACCGACCTCAACCAGGGCGTGGTCTACGGCGTGCTCACCGAAGAGACCGGCATGGATGAGTTGCTGATCAACCGCCTCGACTACGACGGCATCTTTGGCACCGCCCTCAACCGCTTCTGTATTCAAGCCGCTGTGGGTCACCCCCTGACGGTGTACGGCAAGGGCGGTCAAACCCGCGCCTTCCTCGATATTCGCGATACCGTGCGTTGCGTGGAAATTGCGATCGCCAACCCCGGCGACCCTGGCTTGTTCCGCGTCTTCAACCAGTTCACCGAAATGTTTAGCGTCGGCGACCTGGCCATGATGGTGAAAAAAGCTGGCACCACCCTGGGTCTCGATGTCGATATCCAATACATGGATAACCCTCGGGTTGAGGCTGAAGACCATTACTTCAATGCCAAAAACACCAACCTGCTAGAGCTGGGTCTCCAGCCTCACCTGCTGTCTGACTCGCTGCTCGACAGCCTGCTCAACTTCGCCGTCAAGTACAAAGACCGCGTTGATAAGAACCAGATTCTGCCCAAGGTTCAGTGGCGGCGCGATTAG
- a CDS encoding hemerythrin HHE cation-binding protein — MTDTTTMSTKLADLKLFQNVLIDIEQKLMAATDDHTIRERLEGMLKSDRANLSNIDEAITKLGSAAEPRDITQKHAEAVTKMTDGSELSLYDKFFQLELLKHQQTMNGLVLHKVGQTLSDDLQDAMEPLNKVNFENRAHQEVLKGVLYFVGTREIAGQEPDMGLWASVEQGIAALKGAIGSAVS, encoded by the coding sequence ATGACTGATACGACAACCATGTCAACCAAGCTTGCTGACCTAAAGCTTTTTCAAAATGTCTTGATTGACATCGAGCAAAAGCTGATGGCGGCCACCGATGATCACACCATTCGTGAGCGTCTCGAAGGGATGCTAAAAAGCGATCGCGCCAACCTCAGCAACATTGACGAGGCCATAACTAAGCTAGGTTCCGCAGCAGAGCCGCGCGATATCACCCAAAAGCATGCCGAGGCTGTCACCAAAATGACGGATGGCTCAGAACTATCTCTATACGACAAGTTTTTTCAGCTTGAGTTGTTGAAGCACCAGCAGACAATGAATGGTTTGGTGCTGCACAAAGTGGGGCAAACCTTGAGCGATGACCTTCAAGATGCCATGGAGCCGCTCAACAAAGTTAACTTTGAAAATCGGGCCCACCAAGAGGTTCTCAAAGGTGTTCTTTACTTTGTTGGCACCCGTGAAATAGCCGGTCAAGAGCCTGATATGGGCCTGTGGGCCAGTGTCGAGCAGGGTATTGCGGCTCTAAAAGGGGCGATCGGCAGCGCTGTTAGCTAA
- a CDS encoding glycosyltransferase family 4 protein, which yields MRIALFTETFLPKVDGIVTRLKHTVDHLQRQGNQVLVFSPEGGLTEYRGAKIHGVSGFPLPLYPELKLALPRPSIGEALESFQPDLVHVVNPAVLGLAGIYYSKTLDLPLVASYHTHLPKYLEHYGLGMLEGLMWELIKAMHNQAQINLVTSTAMKSELSEHGVENIEVWQRGVDTELFRPELASAEMRDRLSGGHPEAPLLLYIGRLSAEKEIDRIKPVLQAIPGARLALVGDGPYRTELEAHFADTPTNFVGYLGGEDLASAYASADAFVFPSRTETLGLVLLEAMAAGCPVVAANSGGIPDIVTDGVNGFLFDPLDESGAIVATRRLIEAKDERELMRRNAVTEAEQWGWAAATRQLQQFYRQVLAQRSLPMAA from the coding sequence ATGCGGATTGCTCTCTTCACCGAGACCTTTTTGCCGAAAGTAGACGGCATTGTGACCCGTCTCAAGCACACCGTTGATCATTTGCAGCGCCAGGGCAACCAGGTTTTAGTGTTTTCCCCAGAGGGAGGCTTAACCGAGTATCGAGGAGCAAAAATTCATGGCGTATCGGGCTTTCCGCTGCCACTCTACCCAGAGCTAAAGCTGGCTTTGCCGCGCCCGTCTATTGGTGAGGCGCTAGAAAGCTTTCAGCCTGACTTAGTCCATGTTGTGAACCCGGCAGTCCTCGGATTGGCGGGCATTTACTACAGCAAAACCTTAGATCTGCCGCTGGTGGCGTCGTACCACACTCACTTACCCAAATATCTAGAGCACTATGGCCTCGGCATGCTCGAAGGGCTGATGTGGGAGCTGATCAAAGCCATGCACAACCAGGCCCAGATCAACCTGGTCACCTCCACCGCCATGAAGTCTGAGTTGTCAGAGCATGGGGTGGAAAATATTGAAGTGTGGCAGCGTGGGGTTGATACCGAGCTGTTTCGTCCTGAACTAGCCAGTGCCGAGATGCGCGATCGCCTCTCGGGTGGCCATCCCGAAGCTCCCCTCCTGCTCTACATCGGCCGCCTCTCCGCTGAAAAAGAAATCGATCGCATCAAGCCCGTGCTTCAGGCTATCCCTGGTGCCCGCCTCGCTCTAGTGGGCGACGGACCCTACCGCACCGAGCTAGAGGCCCACTTTGCCGATACCCCCACCAATTTTGTAGGTTATCTAGGTGGAGAAGATCTGGCTTCTGCCTACGCATCGGCCGATGCTTTCGTATTCCCCTCCCGCACCGAGACCTTGGGCTTAGTCTTGCTAGAGGCGATGGCGGCAGGCTGTCCAGTGGTAGCGGCCAACTCCGGCGGCATTCCCGACATTGTGACCGACGGCGTCAATGGTTTTCTCTTCGACCCGCTCGATGAATCAGGAGCCATCGTTGCCACTCGCCGCCTGATCGAGGCCAAAGACGAGCGGGAGCTGATGCGTCGCAATGCTGTCACCGAGGCAGAACAGTGGGGCTGGGCAGCCGCAACCCGTCAGCTTCAGCAGTTCTACCGTCAGGTGCTGGCGCAGCGATCGCTGCCAATGGCCGCTTAA
- a CDS encoding SOS response-associated peptidase — protein MCGRFSLNKTGDDLADNFLLRSTPPVMPRYNIAPTQPLATVVATAEEPEPHFDFLQWGLIPSWAKDPAIGSRMINARAETVVEKPSFRAAFKRRRCLILADGFYEWETISGRKTKQPHYIFLKEHAPFAFAGLWEHWSDPTSGGELQTCTILTTAANELMEPIHNRMPVILAPEDYAAWLDPDYYQPQALQEMLRPYDNGAMDRYPVSTVVNKPQNDSPDCLEPLDTATDELVKA, from the coding sequence ATGTGTGGACGGTTCAGTCTCAACAAAACTGGTGATGACCTAGCTGACAACTTTTTGCTGCGGTCCACTCCCCCTGTGATGCCGCGTTACAACATTGCCCCCACTCAACCCTTAGCCACGGTGGTAGCTACCGCCGAAGAACCAGAGCCCCATTTCGACTTTCTGCAATGGGGACTGATTCCTAGCTGGGCCAAAGATCCCGCCATTGGCAGCCGCATGATCAACGCCCGCGCCGAAACTGTGGTTGAAAAGCCATCTTTTCGCGCTGCCTTCAAGCGCCGTCGCTGCCTGATCTTGGCCGATGGCTTTTATGAGTGGGAGACAATTTCTGGTCGCAAAACCAAGCAGCCCCACTACATATTTTTGAAAGAGCATGCGCCCTTTGCCTTTGCCGGTCTATGGGAACACTGGAGCGACCCGACCAGCGGCGGCGAATTGCAAACCTGCACCATTCTCACCACCGCCGCCAACGAGCTGATGGAGCCAATTCATAACCGCATGCCGGTGATTTTGGCCCCCGAAGACTACGCTGCTTGGCTCGACCCCGACTATTACCAGCCCCAAGCGCTCCAGGAGATGCTGCGCCCCTACGACAATGGGGCAATGGATCGCTACCCGGTTTCGACGGTGGTCAATAAGCCCCAAAATGATTCCCCAGACTGCCTTGAGCCCCTTGACACTGCAACGGATGAACTCGTGAAGGCTTAG